Part of the Equus asinus isolate D_3611 breed Donkey chromosome 28, EquAss-T2T_v2, whole genome shotgun sequence genome is shown below.
GGCGGGACCAGCATGGCGGGGCAGTGCGTCGTCAGCTTCTCCTGCAGCGGCACCACGCGCACCAGGATGTCCAGGGCCTTGGTGTACTGGCCGGCGCGCAGGCAGCCGAAGGCCTCCTTCAGCTCGGGCCGCGTGAGGAAGTCGATGAACTCCCGGGACCGGCGGACGCAGCGGATGGCGTAGAGCAGGCTGAGGTACTCCTTGAAGGCCAGCTTGCGCTCGGAAATCATCTCCTCGCTGAAGTTCCCCATCAGGTGCTTCTTGGGGAAGACGACGTCTTCGATCTCTTCTCGGAAAGTCTTCAGGAGGCTTTTCTGGAGCGCCTCGAAGTCTGAGTAGCGCCGTTCCAGGACGGCTTTGTTGCTGTCAAAACTGCCTGTCTGGATGACGACGATTTGGTACATCTGCGGTGCAAAGAGAGAGAGCCTTTGACTGCATCCTGACGGAGCGTTTCAGCTGACAGAGGGAACTCCGGCAAACAAAAATAATGCTGATGGTAATTTAAAGCATACCCTGAAAATGGGTTAGGGTTGTGTGCAATTCTGTGTTCAATCGCCGTCAGCATCAGCTGAGCTATAAAGCGAATCATGACAAGAGTCAGCCTGAGAATAACGACACAGAGACGTGGGGGCATCTGAGGAGACAGGGTGCAGGAGCACGTGCAGGGGCCTGGGGCGCTCTCGGCTTTCCATCGTCAAAACTGGGCCTTGGTTCCTCAACTGGGGTTAGACCTGAGCTTGGACTAGGTCTGTGCTTTCCACGTATGGGACACTTGGGAGAGGGTTTGAGGAGATATACTGGCGGTGATCTTACCTGGTAAGAAAATTATtccttttcaattctctttcaaGAGAATAGTGATTAAGGGCACAGACTGCCTGGGTTAGAGTTCCAGCCCCACCACGACCCAGCTGTGTGGTCTTAGGTAGGTAATTGaatctctccaagcctcagttttctcagccataaaacaaagacagtaatagtacctacctcgCTGGGGGAGGATTAAACGAGTTAATGCACTGAAACCAGGTGGGACTGAGCCCTGGGTGCGGTCAGCACTCAGCAACAGCTATTGCTGCTATCCCGGTCCAACCTAAGGGCGGGAGGCTGGGTGTGGCTCTCCCATAGTGTCAACGTCTCCCCACCACAGGCCAAAGCGGGCAGCCCCATGCACGGAGCTTCTCACCAGCCACAGCAGCCGGCTGGACTTTAATCATAGCACTTAGCTCTCCCTGTATTTCCTTTCATGATCACCTTTTCTTTATGCCACGTGGTACTGGTTTTCCATTTTAGGTAATTCCCcttgaaataaatatatgtagtgttttaaaaaagtgatacaatttaaagaaaaaattagataattaataatataaatgatACAGGGATATGGCAAAGACGGTGAAGAAGAGACTCAGGTGACTAATACTGGACAACGTGGGGTCGATCTGGGCTAGCTCCTTCTTAGGATCAGGGACGTGACTCACATGTCTCTTACAGTACCTAGCTGCtcacagtacctagcacagtcCCAAGTGTGCAATCTTGCTTTTTGACCATTTTCTTCAGAAGAACTCTGAGTTACACTGCATCAACCCATGTCACAGCTgggaaagctgaggcccagggccGGGAAGGAGGCTGTGGAAGGCACTCCATTTCTTGATCTCTGCTTACCACGAACTTGGAGACCTTCCTCTCCTCGATGCGGGCGGAGCTGATCTCAAAGAGCAGTTTCACGCGCTTCCAGCAGCCCTTCTCGGTCCGCCAGTAGTCCTGCAGCTCCCGCGTGGTCATGCTGGAGTTGGAGCTGGGGCTGCTGTGGGCCTCTGGAAGGACAGCATCGGGTCAGTGCGCTTTGGGGACAAGGGCTTGGGGAGATGGCTGGGTCTGTCTGAGAATCTGGAAGAGCGGTGGATATCTGCCTCCCCGATCCTACCCTTTATGGGCTCGATTGGGCATCAACCAGACCCTGTGCCCAACCTGGCTGAACCCACCCCACCACGGACAATTCCAAATAGCCTGTGCTCCCCATGTGGCTTCGCAGTTGTGAAATGCAGTGTGTTTGTGTTGCGTCGTCCACTTCCGGCCATTGTGGACAGATTGGCCATTGTGAAACTCCACGCTCCCGACATGCAGGCACTGTGGTTGTGCACTTCTGCGCTCCCTACAGCACTGACTCAGCGCCTGCTGCCGGCCACTCCACATCGCTGGGTGGTGGAGGGAGCTGTGAGGGTGGTGGGTTCCCCACTCTGCCTGGCTGGCCTCTCCTACCTCTCATCCCACTTGCCACATTCTAGGCTTTTTCTCGCACAGGCtcctccttctgcctgaaatgtaatcctccccttccccagcctgggAGACAAACGCAGTGTTGCTTAAAGCGCACTTGAGCGTTGAGACTGTGAGAATCttaggaaagatcagaatctgtCTCCACCAGAAATGTGCAAATCCTTGTGCACTTTGTCTCGAGGCCCACAGGCCCCAGGAGCCCTTCTCCCATGTGTCCTTCAAGACGCAGCGCACGTGTCACCTCAGCTGCCCCCTGGCCTTAGAGTAAGAGCCCCCTCATCCCTAGAGCCTTTTCCATGGCATCTCAGGTTACTTCTCACGGATGCGTCTTCCTAGCAAACTCGAGGGCAGCGCAGTGTTTCATCTGCCCATTTCCCCAGGGCCTTGCACAGGGCCAGCGCAGAGCAGGCGTTCAACAGGCACATGCTGCACGATTGCACAAATGAGTAAATGACTGAGCAGAGACTCGCTCCAGGGGCGGCGCCATAGCGGACGCTGTCAGTGCTGGGCCTGCCCCTTGGCACTCACAGTTCTGAACACCCCACTGGCTTCCTATCGGACTGTCGGCTGTCGCCCTGTGGGCTTTCTCGGGCCACAGCAGCATGTTCTGGAGCATCCCTCCGTGGATGAGGGATGGCACTGGTGGATTACAGCCTAGCCTCCTCGCCTCTCAGATGGGACAACTCTGCGGCTGTTCCAAACAGTCTCCCAGAGGACCCTGTTGGGACAGAGTCCCAGTTGCCCACAGCGGTAATCTGTTTATGCACACCCTGTACTGGCTTcctgcccttcccttcctcactctTCACTGCCCTGCGATACCTCCTACGATCATCTCCCAGATAAACCACTTGCACCAAGTCCTTGTCTCAGTGTCCACGCTGGGACAACTCAAGTTGAGAGAGCTGCACTGCTCTCTTGTGTCACTCATTGAAGTATCCACATCTGTATTTCAAATGTCTTCAAACCTCTATCCCTTGACCAAACCCCAAGCCTTGAACCCACCTAAGTGCCCTTCAGGGCCTGGACGTGGGAGGTCTGCGCCAGTGGCTGATGCTTCCTGCTTGGTCCCTGCCATGCACTGGGCTCTGGGGCCCATCCATCCAGGGCTCCCAGGGTGCTTGGGACTTGCCATGCTCCAAGGCTGCCGGAGGGACAAGAGAGAACAGTGAGTTCCCACTCATGTTGGGGTTCCTGGTGGGTCCTGAGGTGCCCAGCATCTGTGTCATGGTCTCCACTGCCAAGCCCTCCACTGCCCACTAGCTGTCCACCCAACCACCAGATGCTCAGCCCCGGTCTGGCCTGTTGCTGGCCCGATCCCTCCAAGGCTGAGCCGACTGTCACCTTATTGTTCGTTTTTCTCCAAACTTTAAATGAGGTGATTTCAAGCACAGCTAACGGCTTCTGTGGTTACTTAAGAGAAAGATGCTGGCTTGTCCAGAAAAAGTCCCAATACTCCATTTTCTATTACACGTGTAAACCAAATCTCAGCGTTCAAAGCAGGGATGCTCTCTCTACTGACCGCTTGTTACACCCACTTCATGCTCACGTAGGTTCTTCACAACCACCGTCTTACTTAACACCCACAGAAACCTACCATGACTTCCAGTagcagacgaggaaactgagggttaGCCCAAGGTCACGTGGCCGGTGCATGTGCCCAATAAGCAAAGCCAAGTGCTCCTGACGTGCCAGGCTGTGCACACCGTACTCAACACGCACTCTCTCACTTAATCTGACTCTGTGTGTGGTTAGAATTTTTAATCTTCGTTATGGTAAAGGAACTGAGAATTAGAGTTGCTCACGATCGAGAGCCAGCAAGTGGTGGGCAGGACACAGACGCAGGCTGGTCTGACCTCAAAATCCTCTCCACCTCGGGGGAGGCAGGTGGCCGGGGTCCTGGGTTGAGTTTGTGTAGTAACTGTCTGTGACCCAGATAAGTGAATGAGATGACCTGGTGcctggcaagttacttaacttccctgtgcctcagtttcctaaaaaGGGGCATAATAGAACCACCTTCACAAGGCTGGTGCAAGGGCTAGGTTAGGCAGACCACAGGGAGCATCAGCTCGGGGCCCACACACCAGGCACTGCCTAATAGTCCCTCTGATGTGTGTCTGATGCGTGGCAGAGGCTGTGAGAaatatgtgagaaataaatgactcTAGAGTAAGGTGTAAGTTGGAATAGAATTTAAAATGtctgagacaaattagaaaaaggaacAATTAAAACATTAGCTCAGATGGGGCGAGTCGCTGGGGCACCACTTAGGCACAGAAATTCAAAATAAGACGGGTGCAGTGAGCTCGTCTCCCTGATGGCATCTGAGAGCTGCGAGGGCACAGGGGGTGCCTGGAGCGTCAACCC
Proteins encoded:
- the SNX20 gene encoding sorting nexin-20, which translates into the protein MASPKHPGSPGWMGPRAQCMAGTKQEASATGADLPRPGPEGHLEAHSSPSSNSSMTTRELQDYWRTEKGCWKRVKLLFEISSARIEERKVSKFVMYQIVVIQTGSFDSNKAVLERRYSDFEALQKSLLKTFREEIEDVVFPKKHLMGNFSEEMISERKLAFKEYLSLLYAIRCVRRSREFIDFLTRPELKEAFGCLRAGQYTKALDILVRVVPLQEKLTTHCPAMLVPPLCAMLVCHRDLERPAEAFAAGERALQCLEAREGHRYYAPLLDAMIRLAYTLGKDFVSLQERLEESQLRKPTPLGFTLKELTVREYLY